Proteins from a genomic interval of Microbacterium phyllosphaerae:
- a CDS encoding glycosyl hydrolase 53 family protein has product MHRRTRSLLSTALAAVTAVALIGVALPASAASLTASVSTAVAPADPADATVTVPRVENLPDDFIGGVDVSSVLSLEESGVVFRDAEGAPGDLFEILADAGVTDVRVRVWNDPFDANGNGYGGGDVDVDRAIEISQRATDAGLGVLVDFHYSDFWADPAKQQVPKAWEGMTADQVAAEVGVFTRDAVRRLVDAGVDLRMVQVGNETNGGVAGVRGWDDMAKVFSAGSAAVRAEAPDTLVALHFTNPERAGFYADVAAQLDRRDVDYDVFASSYYPFWHGTPANLTAVLSHVADTYDKKVMVAETSWAFTLDDGDGHGNVIDLPSEATQYPVSVQGQADAVRAVVQAVADVGEAGIGVYYWEPAWLPVGPPAQLEQNKVLWERDGSGWASSFAGEYEPEDAGHWFGGSAWDNQALFGFDGTASDALNIFSYVRTGAQAPRAVESVQPAALSLVEGDAVELPSEVTVLYNDGSSEQQAVTWSPGAEFIEGVGEYTITGTTDAGLAATATVTVSARNYLQNPGFEDADTSMWRATGSGLSLRAWDDPHSGTHSAHFYSASAYSFDLTQTVTGLPAGRYVARASLQGDGEGTEGKVALSLSSSAVTGAPSAFALDGWRVWSTPTTQALQVGAGGTAVVRVAATLPAGAWGTIDDLELVREPAVGADTSVLRERRKAAAALDLAAYIESSTVAVPGAIGRADIVLSAASPSASAVAGALGALDAAVDALVRKDAATAAPARGVLSHDNGHDTGLLDGDFTVTMNLWWGSNATKLRLFEDGVLIKTVPLTFGGTAAQVARVAVAGKKNGTYVYTGELVNSRGTTAVQPVTVKVKDAAPGTPVLSADNGDGDGSYTLTADMWWGTNAMSYRLFEDGVLLKEGSITAKSPAAQRVSVAVDGRSVGKHTYRVEFVNAAGSSESKPLTVTVKR; this is encoded by the coding sequence ATGCACCGTCGCACGCGTTCCCTTCTCTCCACCGCCCTGGCCGCGGTCACCGCCGTCGCCCTGATCGGGGTGGCGCTGCCCGCCTCGGCCGCCTCGCTCACGGCCTCCGTGTCGACGGCGGTCGCGCCCGCCGACCCGGCGGATGCCACCGTCACCGTCCCCCGGGTCGAGAACCTGCCCGATGACTTCATCGGCGGCGTCGACGTGTCCTCGGTGCTGTCGCTCGAGGAGTCGGGGGTCGTGTTCCGCGACGCCGAGGGCGCGCCGGGCGACCTGTTCGAGATCCTCGCCGACGCCGGTGTCACCGACGTGCGCGTGCGCGTCTGGAACGACCCGTTCGACGCGAACGGCAACGGCTACGGCGGCGGTGATGTCGACGTCGACCGGGCGATCGAGATCTCGCAGCGCGCGACGGATGCCGGACTCGGCGTGCTCGTCGACTTCCACTACTCGGACTTCTGGGCCGACCCCGCCAAGCAGCAGGTGCCCAAGGCATGGGAGGGCATGACGGCCGACCAGGTCGCCGCCGAGGTCGGCGTCTTCACCCGCGACGCGGTGCGACGCCTGGTCGACGCGGGGGTGGATCTGCGCATGGTGCAGGTCGGCAACGAGACCAACGGCGGGGTCGCCGGAGTGCGCGGCTGGGACGACATGGCGAAGGTGTTCTCGGCCGGTTCCGCCGCTGTGCGCGCCGAGGCGCCCGACACGCTCGTCGCCCTGCACTTCACGAATCCCGAGCGAGCCGGCTTCTACGCCGACGTCGCCGCGCAGCTCGATCGCCGCGACGTCGATTACGACGTGTTCGCGTCGTCGTACTACCCGTTCTGGCACGGCACCCCGGCGAACCTCACGGCGGTGCTCTCGCACGTCGCCGACACGTACGACAAGAAGGTCATGGTCGCCGAGACCTCGTGGGCGTTCACCCTCGACGACGGAGACGGCCACGGCAACGTGATCGACCTGCCCTCCGAGGCGACGCAGTATCCGGTGAGCGTGCAGGGTCAGGCCGATGCGGTGCGCGCGGTCGTGCAGGCCGTCGCCGACGTGGGTGAGGCCGGGATCGGCGTCTACTACTGGGAGCCCGCGTGGCTGCCGGTCGGTCCGCCCGCTCAGCTCGAGCAGAACAAGGTGCTGTGGGAGCGCGACGGATCCGGATGGGCGTCGAGCTTCGCCGGCGAGTACGAGCCCGAAGACGCCGGGCACTGGTTCGGCGGATCCGCGTGGGACAACCAGGCACTGTTCGGCTTCGACGGCACCGCATCCGATGCGCTGAACATCTTCTCGTACGTGCGCACCGGTGCTCAGGCTCCTCGAGCCGTCGAGTCGGTGCAGCCCGCTGCCCTGTCTCTCGTCGAGGGCGATGCGGTCGAGCTGCCGAGCGAGGTCACGGTGCTCTACAACGACGGATCATCGGAGCAGCAGGCGGTCACCTGGTCGCCGGGTGCGGAGTTCATCGAGGGCGTCGGCGAGTACACGATCACGGGGACGACGGATGCCGGTCTCGCAGCCACTGCCACTGTCACCGTCTCGGCACGCAACTACCTGCAGAACCCCGGTTTCGAGGACGCCGACACGAGCATGTGGCGGGCGACCGGCTCCGGTCTGAGCCTGCGTGCGTGGGACGACCCCCACAGCGGCACGCACTCGGCGCACTTCTACTCGGCATCCGCGTACTCGTTCGATCTGACTCAGACCGTGACGGGGCTTCCCGCCGGGAGGTATGTGGCTCGGGCATCACTGCAGGGTGACGGCGAAGGCACCGAGGGAAAGGTCGCCCTGTCTCTGTCGTCTTCCGCCGTGACGGGTGCGCCGTCGGCCTTCGCGCTCGACGGCTGGCGCGTGTGGTCGACGCCGACGACTCAGGCGCTGCAGGTCGGAGCCGGCGGCACAGCCGTGGTGCGGGTCGCGGCTACTCTGCCTGCCGGGGCGTGGGGCACGATCGACGACCTCGAGCTCGTACGCGAACCCGCGGTCGGTGCCGACACCTCGGTGCTGCGGGAGCGGCGGAAGGCTGCCGCAGCCCTCGATCTGGCGGCCTACATCGAGTCGTCGACGGTCGCGGTGCCCGGAGCGATCGGCCGCGCCGACATCGTGTTGTCCGCGGCGAGCCCGAGTGCGTCCGCTGTCGCCGGGGCGCTGGGCGCGCTGGATGCCGCGGTCGATGCCCTCGTGCGGAAGGACGCGGCGACGGCCGCGCCGGCTCGCGGCGTGCTGTCGCACGACAACGGCCACGACACCGGACTCCTCGACGGCGACTTCACCGTCACCATGAACCTGTGGTGGGGGTCGAACGCCACGAAGCTGCGACTGTTCGAGGACGGGGTGCTGATCAAGACCGTGCCGCTCACGTTCGGGGGCACCGCCGCGCAGGTGGCTCGGGTCGCCGTGGCCGGCAAGAAGAACGGCACATACGTCTACACCGGTGAGCTCGTGAACTCACGCGGGACGACCGCAGTGCAGCCCGTCACGGTGAAGGTGAAGGATGCCGCGCCGGGCACTCCCGTGCTGTCAGCCGACAACGGGGACGGTGACGGCTCGTACACGCTCACCGCCGACATGTGGTGGGGGACGAACGCGATGTCCTACCGCCTCTTCGAGGACGGTGTGCTGCTGAAGGAAGGGTCCATCACCGCGAAGAGCCCCGCCGCGCAGCGGGTCTCGGTGGCGGTCGACGGGCGGTCAGTGGGGAAGCACACCTATCGCGTCGAGTTCGTGAACGCCGCCGGCAGCAGCGAGAGCAAGCCGCTCACGGTGACCGTCAAGCGCTGA
- a CDS encoding TetR/AcrR family transcriptional regulator, with translation MTDGTVREQILAAADELYYRKGYAAVGMDELRAAAGVSLRKLYALFPSKTDIVTAVLARKHAEWEAGLTGAVADAGADPRDRLLAVYGYLEDWFCTDDFRGCAFINAFGELGGTNPEVAAIVRDHKASFQQYMSGLVVDAGAPASLAAQLSILAEGAQSTAAIAADPQVAVQARNAAEVLIDAAVAA, from the coding sequence ATGACCGATGGAACAGTGCGTGAACAGATCCTTGCGGCGGCCGATGAGCTGTATTACCGCAAGGGCTACGCGGCTGTCGGCATGGATGAGCTGCGGGCAGCGGCCGGAGTCTCGCTGCGCAAGCTCTACGCCCTCTTCCCCTCGAAGACCGACATCGTCACCGCTGTCCTCGCGCGCAAGCATGCCGAGTGGGAGGCCGGGTTGACCGGCGCGGTGGCGGATGCCGGTGCAGACCCGCGCGACCGCCTGCTCGCCGTGTACGGATACCTCGAGGACTGGTTCTGCACCGACGACTTCCGCGGGTGCGCGTTCATCAACGCATTCGGGGAGCTCGGCGGGACGAACCCCGAAGTCGCGGCCATCGTCCGTGACCACAAGGCGTCGTTCCAGCAGTACATGTCGGGCCTCGTGGTGGATGCCGGGGCGCCGGCATCCCTTGCCGCGCAGCTGTCGATCCTCGCCGAGGGCGCCCAGAGTACCGCAGCAATCGCCGCCGATCCGCAGGTCGCCGTGCAGGCGCGCAACGCCGCCGAGGTGCTGATCGACGCGGCCGTTGCTGCCTGA
- a CDS encoding alpha/beta fold hydrolase, translating to MGYITVGNENSTPIELYYEDQGSGQPVVLIHGYPLDGHSWERQTRELLAQGYRVITYDRRGFGGSSKVNAGYDYDTFAADLNTVLETLDLRDVVLVGFSMGTGELARYVGTYGHERVAKLAFLASLEPFLVQRDDNPEGVPQDVFDGIEAAAKGDRFAWFTDFYKNFYNLDENLGSRISQEAVTGSWNVAIGSAPVAAYAVVSSWIEDFRGDVDAVRDAGKPTLILHGTKDNILPIDATARRFHQAVPAATYVEVEGAPHGLLWTHADEVNAALKDFLSK from the coding sequence ATGGGTTACATCACCGTCGGAAACGAGAACAGCACCCCGATCGAGCTCTACTACGAAGACCAGGGATCGGGTCAGCCCGTCGTCCTGATCCACGGTTACCCGCTCGACGGACACAGCTGGGAGCGCCAGACCCGCGAGCTCCTCGCCCAGGGCTACCGCGTCATCACGTACGACCGCCGCGGCTTCGGCGGATCGTCGAAGGTGAACGCCGGCTACGACTACGACACCTTCGCCGCCGACCTCAACACCGTGCTCGAGACCCTCGACCTGCGCGACGTCGTGCTCGTCGGATTCTCGATGGGCACCGGCGAGCTCGCCCGTTACGTCGGCACTTACGGCCACGAGCGCGTCGCGAAGCTCGCTTTCCTCGCCTCGCTCGAGCCCTTCCTCGTGCAGCGGGACGACAACCCCGAAGGCGTGCCGCAGGATGTCTTCGACGGCATCGAGGCCGCAGCCAAGGGCGATCGCTTCGCGTGGTTCACCGACTTCTACAAGAACTTCTACAACCTCGACGAGAACCTCGGATCGCGCATCAGCCAGGAGGCCGTCACCGGCAGCTGGAACGTCGCGATCGGCAGCGCGCCCGTCGCCGCCTACGCCGTGGTGTCGTCGTGGATCGAGGACTTCCGCGGTGACGTCGACGCCGTGCGCGACGCCGGCAAGCCCACGCTGATCCTGCACGGCACGAAGGACAACATCCTGCCGATCGACGCGACCGCCCGCCGGTTCCACCAGGCCGTGCCCGCCGCGACCTACGTCGAGGTCGAGGGCGCCCCGCACGGCCTGCTCTGGACCCACGCCGACGAGGTCAACGCCGCGCTCAAGGACTTCCTCAGCAAGTAA
- a CDS encoding tryptophan-rich sensory protein: MESRTQDIARQSVIIASATFMLIAAAVGSGAFGGTSVSELQDGALSAQGSYLAPAGPAFSIWSLIYIGLIAYTVWQALPAQRADERQRAVGGWIAASMILNGLWLVMAQFLTLPLTVLMIALLLATLARVIVILGRSRARTWPERIVVDGANGLHFGWVTIATVANVTAWLTQIAPESWADQAEIWAVAVLAVVLVIGVASALVTKRIAPALATAWGLGWLAVGRFTGEPESTVTGIAGIIVAIALVAAGAFGVLRRSRSGVAA, from the coding sequence ATGGAATCCCGGACGCAGGACATCGCCCGCCAGTCAGTGATCATCGCCTCGGCCACGTTCATGCTGATAGCCGCGGCTGTCGGCTCCGGCGCGTTCGGCGGCACCTCGGTCAGCGAGCTGCAAGACGGGGCGCTGTCGGCGCAGGGGTCGTACCTCGCTCCGGCCGGCCCCGCGTTCTCGATCTGGTCGCTGATCTACATCGGCCTGATCGCCTACACGGTGTGGCAGGCGCTGCCGGCGCAGCGGGCCGATGAGCGCCAGCGCGCGGTCGGGGGATGGATCGCCGCGTCGATGATCCTCAACGGACTGTGGCTCGTCATGGCGCAGTTCCTGACTCTTCCCCTGACGGTCCTGATGATCGCGCTGTTGCTCGCGACCCTCGCCCGGGTCATCGTGATCCTCGGGCGCAGCCGTGCCCGTACCTGGCCCGAGCGCATCGTCGTCGATGGGGCGAACGGACTGCACTTCGGATGGGTGACGATCGCGACCGTGGCCAATGTCACCGCCTGGCTCACGCAGATCGCACCCGAGAGCTGGGCCGACCAGGCTGAGATCTGGGCGGTCGCCGTGCTCGCCGTCGTGCTCGTGATCGGTGTCGCCAGTGCCCTCGTCACCAAGCGCATCGCGCCCGCCCTCGCGACGGCGTGGGGTCTCGGCTGGCTCGCGGTCGGCCGCTTCACCGGAGAGCCCGAGAGCACCGTCACCGGCATCGCCGGGATCATCGTCGCCATCGCGCTCGTCGCGGCCGGCGCGTTCGGCGTGCTGCGCCGGTCGCGTTCAGGGGTCGCGGCGTAA